In one window of Caenimonas aquaedulcis DNA:
- a CDS encoding 4a-hydroxytetrahydrobiopterin dehydratase gives MSTMLKKKDWSLLPRRALTATEIVTRLSAAPGWKLSGDGPDVAIEKTFTFANYYETISFVNAVAFIANAQDHHPDLSVHYGRCVVRFNTHDVKGLSETDFECAAQVDALLA, from the coding sequence ATGAGCACGATGCTCAAGAAAAAGGACTGGTCGCTCCTGCCGCGCAGGGCGTTGACGGCGACGGAAATCGTGACACGCTTGTCCGCGGCGCCGGGGTGGAAACTCTCAGGCGACGGCCCGGACGTCGCCATCGAGAAGACCTTCACCTTCGCGAACTACTACGAAACCATCTCCTTCGTGAATGCGGTCGCCTTCATTGCGAACGCACAGGACCATCATCCCGACCTCTCCGTGCATTACGGCCGCTGCGTCGTGCGCTTCAACACGCACGACGTGAAGGGCCTGTCCGAAACCGACTTCGAATGCGCCGCGCAGGTCGATGCGCTCCTCGCATGA
- a CDS encoding CobD/CbiB family protein, with translation MSFFAILFALLIEQVRPLARHNPIHAGLRGWARWVSRNFDAGKPQHGWIAWTLAVVVPSLAAMGIHWGLIYAIGWPAAVVWGVAVLYVTLGFRQFSHHFTEIRDALDAGDEPLARQLLAQWQQVDASELPRSEIVRHVIEYSVLAAHRHVFGVLAWFSVLAAFGFGPAGAVFYRMSEFVGRYWSHRSRTQTQPASQALQEAAARAWHAVDWLPARATALAFAVVGSFEEAIDCWRHHAQRFPDDNDGVILAATSGAVNVRLGGEALRSAFAPNSSQTFRADGVAAMEDSESTPGREAEIGHLRSIVGLVWRCVVLWMVLLALLTLARLLG, from the coding sequence ATGAGCTTCTTCGCGATCCTCTTCGCGCTGCTGATCGAGCAGGTGCGTCCCCTGGCGAGGCACAACCCCATCCACGCGGGCCTGCGGGGATGGGCGCGCTGGGTCAGCCGGAATTTCGATGCGGGCAAGCCGCAACACGGCTGGATCGCATGGACGCTGGCCGTCGTCGTCCCGTCCCTCGCCGCGATGGGCATCCACTGGGGGCTGATCTACGCGATCGGCTGGCCCGCCGCCGTGGTGTGGGGGGTGGCCGTGCTCTACGTCACCCTGGGATTCCGGCAGTTCAGCCATCACTTTACGGAGATTCGCGACGCGCTCGATGCCGGCGACGAACCGCTGGCCCGGCAACTGCTGGCGCAATGGCAGCAGGTCGACGCGAGCGAGTTGCCGCGCAGCGAGATCGTGCGACACGTCATCGAGTACTCGGTGCTCGCCGCGCATCGGCACGTGTTCGGCGTGCTGGCGTGGTTCTCGGTGCTCGCGGCCTTCGGCTTCGGCCCGGCGGGCGCGGTGTTCTATCGCATGAGCGAGTTCGTCGGGCGCTACTGGAGCCATCGCAGCCGGACACAGACCCAGCCCGCAAGTCAGGCGCTGCAGGAGGCCGCTGCGCGTGCGTGGCATGCCGTGGACTGGCTGCCCGCGCGGGCCACTGCGCTGGCGTTCGCGGTGGTCGGGAGCTTCGAGGAAGCGATCGACTGCTGGCGCCACCACGCACAGCGCTTCCCGGACGACAACGACGGCGTGATCCTCGCGGCCACGTCCGGCGCGGTGAACGTGCGGCTGGGCGGCGAAGCGCTGCGCTCCGCATTCGCGCCGAATTCCTCGCAGACCTTCCGCGCCGACGGCGTCGCGGCGATGGAGGATTCCGAAAGCACCCCGGGCCGCGAGGCCGAGATCGGCCACTTGCGCAGCATCGTCGGGCTGGTGTGGCGCTGCGTCGTGCTGTGGATGGTGCTGCTCGCGCTACTCACGCTCGCGCGGCTGCTTGGTTAG
- a CDS encoding CoA pyrophosphatase, translating into MRIDASLPPDTPLSKLPDFDPRTVPVVGIDSHLARVPAEALTADALRRRFASPPPWEPEIRSEIRFSERKTALASVLVPLVMRDQPTVLLTERTTHLSTHSGQVAFPGGKQDDTDTDASHTALREAQEEIGLEARYIEVLGQMPTYRTGTQFIITPVVALVDPAHTLTLNPFEVADAFEVPLEFLMNPAHHRRHFVEWNGARRDWFSMPYMDGNTERFIWGATASMLRNFYRFLIA; encoded by the coding sequence ATGCGCATCGACGCTTCGCTCCCGCCCGACACGCCGCTGTCCAAGCTGCCGGATTTCGACCCGCGCACGGTGCCGGTCGTGGGGATCGATTCGCACCTGGCGCGCGTGCCGGCGGAGGCGCTCACCGCAGACGCCCTGCGCCGGCGCTTTGCGTCGCCGCCGCCTTGGGAGCCGGAGATCCGCAGCGAAATCCGCTTCAGCGAGCGCAAGACCGCGCTCGCCTCCGTGCTGGTCCCGCTCGTCATGCGCGACCAGCCGACGGTGCTCCTCACCGAGCGCACCACGCACCTGTCCACGCACTCGGGACAGGTGGCCTTCCCTGGCGGCAAACAGGACGACACGGACACCGATGCGTCGCACACGGCCCTGCGGGAGGCGCAGGAGGAAATCGGGCTGGAAGCGCGCTACATCGAGGTCCTGGGTCAGATGCCGACCTATCGCACCGGCACGCAATTCATCATCACGCCGGTGGTGGCACTGGTGGACCCGGCGCACACGCTCACGCTCAATCCCTTCGAAGTCGCCGACGCGTTCGAGGTGCCCCTCGAATTCCTCATGAACCCCGCGCACCATCGGCGTCACTTCGTCGAGTGGAACGGCGCCCGGCGCGACTGGTTTTCCATGCCGTACATGGACGGCAACACCGAGCGCTTCATCTGGGGCGCGACGGCGTCCATGCTGCGCAACTTTTACCGCTTCCTGATCGCCTGA
- a CDS encoding DEAD/DEAH box helicase — MTDTFEVQGDFAPAEFSSPSFDSTPAVVATPEAAPEVPNGFVELGLAPELIRAVADLGFTQPTTVQAQTIPLAMASEDADAKFIDLMVSSQTGSGKTAAFLLPVLHTLLQQQAAAEAQERAEFDRAVAEAAAKGEPAPKRPKRKDPTSSRNFKPATPGALILCPTRELAQQVAHDAIGLVQHCRGLRIASVVGGMPYQLQLARLQNADLVVATPGRLLDLQRSSQIKLDKVQFLVVDEGDRMLDLGFADDLAEVNKLTIERKQTMMFSATFAPRIQQLAARVMRQPRKIQIDNPQEKHVNIKQVLFWADSPQHKRKLLDHWLRDTTINQAIVFASTQIECDGLANDLQQAGFDAVALHGALSQGLRNRRLMALRQGHVQVLVATDVAARGIDVPTITHVFNYGLPMKAEDYTHRIGRTGRAGRDGIAVTFAEFRDRRKIFDIESYTKQQFKAEVVPGLEPQQRMPSSRPNFADRGPRENYSRDRKFGAPRTAGFAGNHAPREERGFDARRGAGTGGGTGDSYGRKAGFGDFGARRDVAAKPGNGGKVFVPRDVKKRPYKPAN, encoded by the coding sequence ATGACCGACACTTTTGAAGTGCAGGGCGACTTTGCGCCTGCCGAATTTTCCAGCCCCTCCTTCGACAGCACCCCCGCCGTCGTCGCCACGCCCGAAGCCGCGCCCGAAGTGCCCAACGGCTTCGTCGAACTGGGCCTCGCGCCCGAGCTGATCCGCGCCGTCGCCGACCTGGGCTTCACCCAGCCCACGACCGTGCAAGCGCAGACGATTCCCCTTGCGATGGCTTCGGAAGACGCCGACGCGAAGTTCATCGACCTGATGGTCTCCAGCCAGACCGGCAGCGGCAAGACCGCCGCCTTCCTGCTGCCCGTGCTGCACACGCTGCTCCAGCAGCAGGCCGCAGCCGAAGCACAGGAACGCGCCGAGTTCGACCGCGCCGTGGCGGAAGCCGCCGCCAAGGGCGAACCCGCACCGAAGCGCCCGAAGCGCAAGGACCCGACCAGCTCGCGCAACTTCAAGCCCGCCACGCCGGGCGCGCTGATCCTGTGCCCCACGCGCGAGCTCGCGCAGCAGGTGGCGCACGACGCCATCGGCCTCGTGCAGCATTGCCGCGGCCTGCGCATCGCCAGCGTGGTGGGCGGCATGCCTTACCAGCTGCAACTCGCGCGCCTGCAGAACGCCGACCTCGTCGTCGCCACGCCGGGCCGCCTGCTGGACCTGCAGCGCTCCAGCCAGATCAAGCTCGACAAGGTGCAGTTCCTCGTCGTGGACGAAGGCGACCGCATGCTGGACCTCGGCTTCGCCGACGACCTCGCCGAAGTCAACAAGCTCACGATCGAGCGCAAGCAGACCATGATGTTCAGCGCCACCTTCGCGCCGCGCATCCAGCAGCTCGCCGCACGCGTGATGCGCCAGCCGCGCAAGATCCAGATCGACAACCCGCAGGAAAAGCACGTCAACATCAAGCAGGTGCTGTTCTGGGCCGACAGCCCGCAGCACAAGCGCAAGCTGCTGGACCACTGGCTGCGCGACACGACGATCAACCAGGCGATCGTGTTCGCCAGCACGCAGATCGAATGCGACGGCCTCGCGAACGACCTGCAGCAAGCCGGCTTCGACGCCGTGGCGCTGCACGGCGCGCTGAGCCAGGGCCTGCGCAACCGCCGCCTGATGGCGCTGCGCCAGGGCCACGTGCAGGTGCTGGTCGCCACGGACGTTGCCGCGCGCGGCATCGACGTGCCTACCATCACGCACGTCTTCAACTACGGCTTGCCGATGAAGGCCGAGGATTACACGCACCGCATCGGCCGCACCGGCCGCGCGGGCCGCGACGGCATCGCCGTGACCTTCGCCGAATTCCGCGACCGCCGCAAGATCTTCGACATCGAGAGCTACACCAAGCAGCAGTTCAAGGCCGAAGTGGTGCCGGGCCTGGAGCCGCAGCAACGCATGCCCAGCTCGCGCCCGAACTTCGCCGACCGTGGCCCGCGCGAGAACTACTCGCGCGACCGCAAGTTCGGTGCACCGCGCACGGCGGGTTTCGCCGGCAATCACGCGCCGCGTGAAGAGCGCGGATTCGACGCCCGCCGTGGCGCCGGCACCGGTGGTGGCACCGGTGACAGTTACGGCCGCAAGGCCGGCTTCGGTGATTTCGGCGCGCGCCGCGACGTGGCGGCCAAGCCCGGCAACGGCGGCAAGGTGTTCGTGCCGCGCGACGTGAAGAAGCGTCCCTACAAGCCCGCCAACTAA
- the rsgA gene encoding ribosome small subunit-dependent GTPase A encodes MRRAGRCAPRMRTGLVVAAHGRHCLVETPEGERVICHPRGKKTSVVVGDRVRWEASHDEGTIEKIDERRNLFYRQDEVRTKSFAANLDTALILIAAEPEFSESQLSRALIAAEASKIKPLIGLNKSDLVEPFERAWARLLPYQHMHYGVLPLSLRLSKDVDREHLLKHLEGKTTLVLGPSGAGKSTLINLLVPGATALTNEISQALNSGKHTTTSTTWYWVDKANGTALIDSPGFQEFGLNHIEPMQLASCMPDFKPHLGQCKFYNCTHLHEPGCDVIAAVADSGAADAITPSRYRIYRELFDELSQPGRF; translated from the coding sequence ATGCGCCGCGCAGGTCGATGCGCTCCTCGCATGAGGACGGGCCTGGTCGTCGCGGCGCACGGACGCCATTGCCTCGTGGAAACGCCGGAAGGCGAACGCGTCATCTGCCACCCGCGCGGCAAGAAGACCAGCGTGGTCGTCGGCGACCGGGTGCGCTGGGAGGCCTCGCACGACGAAGGCACGATCGAGAAGATCGACGAACGCCGCAACCTCTTCTACCGCCAGGACGAAGTCCGCACCAAGTCCTTCGCGGCGAACCTGGACACGGCGCTGATCCTCATCGCGGCGGAACCCGAGTTCTCGGAAAGCCAGCTGTCGCGCGCACTCATCGCCGCGGAGGCCTCGAAGATCAAGCCGCTCATCGGCCTGAACAAGAGCGACCTCGTCGAGCCCTTCGAGCGCGCGTGGGCGCGGCTGCTGCCCTACCAGCACATGCACTACGGCGTGCTGCCGCTGTCGCTGCGGCTCTCCAAGGATGTAGACCGGGAGCACCTGCTGAAGCACCTCGAAGGAAAGACGACGCTCGTGCTCGGGCCTTCGGGCGCGGGCAAGAGCACGTTGATCAACTTGCTCGTACCCGGTGCGACTGCGCTCACCAACGAGATTTCGCAGGCGCTTAATTCGGGCAAGCACACCACGACCAGCACGACCTGGTATTGGGTGGACAAGGCGAACGGCACCGCGCTGATCGATTCGCCAGGCTTCCAGGAGTTCGGCCTGAACCACATCGAGCCGATGCAGCTCGCGTCGTGCATGCCGGACTTCAAGCCGCACCTGGGCCAGTGCAAGTTCTACAACTGCACCCACCTGCACGAGCCGGGATGCGACGTGATCGCGGCCGTCGCCGATTCCGGCGCGGCCGATGCCATCACGCCGTCGCGCTACCGCATCTACCGGGAACTGTTCGACGAACTGTCGCAGCCGGGCCGCTTCTAG
- a CDS encoding M48 family metallopeptidase → MTPPYLLTLAFAAFLLAGIATKLWLASRQVRHVARHRDAVPAPFAGTVALAAHQKAADYTIAKTRFGLVELAFGAAVLLGWTLLGGLDLLNRVLVAWLGTGMWQQLALLVSFALIGGLLEMPLTLYETFVIEERFGFNKMTLQLWLADLVKSTLVGVAIGLPIAALILWLMGAAGHLWWLWAWAVWMGFNLLLLVVYPTFIAPLFNKFKPLDDEVLRARVTELMARCGFAAKGLFVMDGSKRSAHANAYFTGFGAAKRVVFYDTLLAKLSPGEVDAVLAHELGHFKHKHIIKRIVGLFALSLAGFALLGWLAAHAWFYLGLGVAPNMTGPNDALALLLFLVAVPVFTFFVSPLMARLSRKHEFEADAYAVRQTSGGDLSTALLKLYEDNASTLTPDPVFVKFYYSHPPASERLARMAAGSAA, encoded by the coding sequence ATGACGCCCCCCTATCTCCTCACGCTCGCGTTCGCGGCCTTCCTGCTGGCAGGCATCGCGACGAAGCTGTGGCTCGCGTCGCGCCAGGTGCGGCACGTTGCACGTCACCGGGATGCGGTCCCGGCGCCCTTCGCCGGCACAGTGGCGCTCGCCGCCCACCAGAAGGCCGCCGATTACACCATCGCCAAAACCCGCTTCGGACTGGTCGAGCTGGCGTTCGGCGCCGCCGTCCTGCTGGGGTGGACACTGCTGGGGGGCCTCGACCTGCTCAACCGCGTGCTGGTGGCATGGCTCGGCACCGGGATGTGGCAACAGCTTGCCTTGCTGGTCTCTTTCGCGCTCATCGGCGGACTGCTCGAAATGCCGCTGACGCTCTACGAGACCTTCGTCATCGAGGAGCGTTTCGGTTTCAACAAGATGACCCTGCAGCTGTGGCTCGCCGATCTCGTGAAATCCACGCTGGTGGGCGTCGCGATCGGCCTGCCCATCGCCGCACTGATCCTTTGGCTCATGGGCGCGGCGGGACACCTCTGGTGGCTGTGGGCCTGGGCGGTATGGATGGGCTTCAACCTCCTGCTGCTCGTCGTCTATCCCACCTTCATCGCCCCCCTGTTCAACAAGTTCAAGCCGCTGGACGACGAGGTGCTGCGAGCCCGCGTCACAGAGCTGATGGCCCGCTGCGGTTTCGCGGCCAAGGGCCTGTTCGTCATGGACGGCAGCAAGCGCAGCGCGCATGCCAACGCCTACTTCACGGGCTTCGGCGCGGCCAAGCGCGTGGTCTTCTACGACACCCTGCTCGCCAAGCTCTCGCCCGGGGAAGTGGATGCGGTGCTGGCCCACGAACTCGGGCATTTCAAGCACAAGCACATCATCAAGCGCATCGTCGGCCTTTTCGCGCTCAGCCTGGCAGGCTTCGCGCTCCTGGGATGGCTGGCCGCCCACGCCTGGTTCTACCTGGGCCTCGGGGTCGCGCCCAACATGACGGGTCCGAATGACGCCTTGGCCCTGCTGCTGTTCCTGGTTGCCGTCCCGGTGTTCACCTTCTTCGTGTCGCCGCTGATGGCGCGCCTGTCGCGCAAGCACGAATTCGAAGCCGACGCGTACGCCGTGCGCCAGACGAGCGGTGGCGACCTGTCGACGGCACTGCTCAAGCTCTACGAAGACAACGCATCGACGCTCACACCCGACCCGGTGTTCGTGAAGTTCTACTATTCGCATCCGCCGGCATCCGAACGCCTGGCCCGCATGGCGGCGGGGAGCGCGGCATGA
- the orn gene encoding oligoribonuclease, with translation MPDTSPDMPIALGKSDQNLVWIDCEMTGLEPEVDRLIEIAVIVTGPNLEPRIEGPVLVIHQSDEQLDKMDNWNKGTHGRSGLIDKVKASSVTEAQAEQQIIEFMAKYVPKGATPMCGNTIGQDRRFLVKYMPKLEAYFHYRNVDVSTLKELAKRWRPEVYAAFKKQQKHTALADVHESIEELAYYRETFLQMAPTPPLAGKP, from the coding sequence ATGCCAGACACCTCCCCCGATATGCCCATCGCGCTCGGCAAGAGCGACCAGAACCTCGTGTGGATCGACTGCGAGATGACAGGCCTCGAGCCGGAGGTCGACCGCCTCATCGAGATCGCCGTCATCGTCACCGGCCCCAACCTGGAGCCGCGCATCGAAGGGCCCGTGCTCGTGATCCACCAGTCCGACGAGCAACTCGACAAGATGGACAACTGGAACAAGGGCACGCACGGTCGCAGCGGCCTCATCGACAAGGTGAAGGCCTCCAGCGTGACCGAAGCGCAGGCCGAGCAGCAGATCATCGAGTTCATGGCCAAGTACGTGCCAAAGGGCGCGACGCCGATGTGCGGCAACACCATCGGGCAGGACCGGCGCTTCCTCGTGAAGTACATGCCCAAGCTCGAGGCCTACTTCCACTACCGCAACGTCGACGTGAGCACGCTCAAGGAACTCGCCAAACGCTGGCGGCCCGAGGTGTATGCGGCGTTCAAGAAGCAGCAGAAGCACACGGCCCTGGCGGACGTGCACGAGTCGATCGAGGAGCTTGCCTACTACCGCGAGACGTTCCTGCAGATGGCACCCACACCGCCGCTTGCGGGAAAACCCTGA
- a CDS encoding multidrug effflux MFS transporter — translation MNPDADQLWRAPRWALAALLALLGMLGPFSIDTYIPAFAGIAKALDATPVQMQQTLSAYLFGFAFMNLFHGALADSFGRRPVVLWGIAVFTVASAGCALSQNVGQLVLFRALQGLSTGAGIVVSRAVIRDMFPPAQAQQVMSQVTIYFGVAPAIAPIIGGWLFVHAGWHSIFWFLTGVGIALWVANFKLLPETLHVDQRQPFNVRNLMQGYWQLGSSPRFLLLALASGVPFNGMFLYVLCAPAFLGDHLGLEPTQFFWFFLLTIAGIMGGAWASGRLAGKIAPKTQIRHGFLIMLLVSLVNVAANYAFIPSVTWALIPIAIFAFGWALMVPVVTLLVLDLYPERRGMASSLQAVIGSTANGLVAGAVAPLVMHSTRAIALTSLLMMSVGLIAWLFLHKRWPETGRAVTAAG, via the coding sequence GTGAACCCCGACGCAGACCAACTCTGGCGCGCCCCGCGCTGGGCCCTCGCCGCGCTGCTTGCCCTCCTGGGCATGCTCGGCCCTTTCTCCATCGACACCTACATTCCCGCCTTCGCCGGGATCGCGAAGGCGCTCGACGCCACGCCGGTGCAGATGCAGCAGACCTTGTCCGCCTACCTGTTCGGGTTCGCGTTCATGAACCTGTTCCACGGGGCGCTGGCCGACAGCTTCGGCCGTCGGCCCGTGGTCCTGTGGGGCATCGCCGTCTTCACGGTGGCGTCGGCCGGCTGCGCGTTGTCGCAGAACGTGGGCCAGCTCGTCTTGTTTCGCGCGCTGCAAGGCCTTTCGACCGGCGCCGGCATCGTGGTGTCGCGCGCCGTCATCCGCGACATGTTCCCACCGGCGCAGGCCCAGCAGGTGATGAGCCAGGTCACGATCTACTTCGGGGTCGCGCCGGCCATCGCGCCCATCATCGGGGGCTGGCTTTTTGTGCATGCAGGGTGGCACAGCATCTTCTGGTTCCTCACCGGGGTGGGCATCGCGCTGTGGGTCGCGAATTTCAAGCTGCTGCCCGAGACACTGCACGTGGACCAGCGGCAACCGTTCAACGTGCGCAACCTGATGCAGGGCTACTGGCAGCTCGGGTCGAGCCCGCGTTTCCTGCTGCTCGCGCTCGCGAGCGGCGTGCCATTCAACGGGATGTTCCTCTATGTGCTGTGCGCCCCGGCGTTCCTTGGCGACCACCTGGGCCTCGAGCCCACGCAATTCTTCTGGTTCTTCCTGCTCACGATCGCCGGAATCATGGGGGGCGCCTGGGCCAGCGGCCGGCTGGCGGGAAAGATCGCGCCCAAGACCCAGATCCGCCACGGATTCCTCATCATGCTGCTCGTGTCGCTGGTGAACGTCGCCGCGAACTACGCGTTCATTCCATCGGTCACATGGGCACTCATTCCGATCGCGATCTTCGCGTTCGGCTGGGCACTGATGGTTCCGGTGGTGACACTGCTCGTGCTCGATCTCTATCCCGAGCGACGCGGCATGGCGTCGTCGCTGCAGGCCGTGATCGGCTCGACAGCGAACGGCCTGGTGGCGGGCGCGGTGGCGCCGCTGGTGATGCATTCCACGCGCGCAATCGCGCTCACCTCATTGCTGATGATGAGCGTCGGTTTGATCGCGTGGTTGTTCCTGCACAAGCGCTGGCCCGAGACGGGCCGCGCCGTGACTGCCGCCGGCTGA
- the rplS gene encoding 50S ribosomal protein L19 gives MNIIETLEQEEIARLGKKIPEFAPGDTVIVSVNVVEGTRKRAQAFEGVVIAKRNRGLNSGFTVRKISSGEGVERTFQTYSPLIAGIEVKRRGDVRRAKLYYLRDRSGKSARIKEKLAHRNKPAAPAAE, from the coding sequence ATGAACATCATCGAAACCCTCGAGCAAGAGGAAATCGCCCGCCTGGGCAAGAAGATCCCCGAATTCGCCCCCGGCGACACGGTGATCGTCAGCGTGAACGTCGTCGAAGGCACCCGCAAGCGGGCCCAGGCTTTCGAAGGCGTCGTGATCGCCAAGCGTAATCGCGGCCTGAACAGCGGCTTCACGGTTCGCAAGATCTCCAGCGGCGAAGGCGTGGAGCGCACGTTCCAGACCTACAGCCCGCTGATCGCCGGCATCGAAGTCAAGCGCCGCGGCGATGTCCGCCGCGCCAAGCTGTACTACCTGCGCGACCGCAGCGGCAAGTCGGCCCGCATCAAGGAAAAGCTGGCCCACCGCAACAAGCCGGCCGCTCCCGCCGCCGAGTAA
- a CDS encoding NAD(P)-dependent oxidoreductase, with protein sequence MNIAVLGIGFMGFPMARRLCEAGHDVHVWNRSRDKAERVASFGATVHDTPASAVAGADFVVSMLESGAVVEDVLFAQGTAKAMRRGTLVIDMASIKPREARDHAARLADFGVDHVDAPVSGGTAGAEQGKLVIMAGGKPADFERALPVLNVFGRATHVGPHGSGQLAKLANQMIVGITIGAVAEALLMCQKGGADMGKVKEAITGGFADSRILQVHGQRMVERDFEARARMTVQLKDMRNALATAREIGFEAPITALFEQLYADGVEHGLSDLDHAGLFVELASRNGME encoded by the coding sequence ATGAACATCGCGGTGCTGGGCATTGGCTTCATGGGTTTTCCCATGGCCCGCAGGTTGTGCGAAGCCGGCCACGACGTGCACGTGTGGAACCGGTCGCGCGACAAGGCCGAGCGGGTGGCGTCTTTCGGCGCGACCGTGCATGACACGCCGGCGTCGGCGGTCGCGGGCGCCGACTTCGTCGTCAGCATGCTGGAAAGCGGCGCCGTCGTGGAGGACGTGCTCTTCGCGCAGGGGACGGCGAAGGCGATGCGGCGCGGCACGCTCGTCATCGACATGGCGTCGATCAAGCCGCGGGAAGCGCGGGACCACGCCGCGCGCCTCGCGGATTTCGGCGTCGACCACGTCGATGCGCCCGTCTCGGGCGGGACGGCCGGCGCGGAGCAGGGAAAGCTCGTGATCATGGCGGGCGGGAAACCTGCCGACTTCGAACGCGCCCTGCCCGTCCTCAACGTCTTCGGGCGCGCGACCCATGTCGGGCCGCACGGCAGCGGTCAGCTCGCGAAGCTCGCCAACCAGATGATCGTCGGCATCACCATCGGCGCCGTGGCGGAAGCGCTGCTCATGTGCCAGAAGGGCGGCGCGGACATGGGCAAGGTCAAAGAAGCGATCACCGGCGGGTTCGCCGACAGCCGCATCCTGCAGGTGCACGGCCAGCGCATGGTGGAGCGGGATTTCGAGGCGCGCGCACGGATGACGGTGCAGCTGAAGGACATGCGCAACGCGCTCGCCACCGCCAGGGAGATCGGCTTCGAAGCGCCGATCACCGCCCTCTTCGAACAGCTGTATGCGGACGGCGTGGAGCACGGCCTGTCCGACCTCGACCACGCGGGGCTCTTCGTCGAGCTGGCGAGCCGCAACGGCATGGAGTGA
- a CDS encoding pilin — protein MKRQLQQGFTLIELMIVVAIIGILAAVALPAYQDYTKRAKMSEVVLAASACRTTITEVYQSGSTTPAADGWGCESSSQTSKYVKSIHTDSNGVVTVEATGFNDTNIDDKKIVLTPYVSDTATSAMPANRGSAVFKWVCGPAGTNGVLPKYLPGSCRG, from the coding sequence ATGAAGCGTCAACTGCAACAGGGTTTCACCCTGATCGAATTGATGATCGTGGTCGCGATCATCGGTATCCTGGCCGCCGTGGCCCTGCCCGCATACCAGGACTACACCAAGCGCGCGAAGATGTCGGAGGTCGTTCTGGCCGCATCCGCTTGCCGTACGACCATCACCGAGGTCTACCAGTCCGGTAGCACCACCCCCGCCGCTGACGGCTGGGGCTGCGAGTCTTCGTCGCAGACCAGCAAGTACGTCAAGAGCATCCACACCGACTCCAATGGCGTGGTCACCGTGGAAGCCACCGGCTTCAACGACACCAACATCGACGACAAGAAGATCGTGCTCACGCCCTACGTGAGCGACACCGCCACCTCGGCGATGCCCGCCAACCGCGGTTCCGCCGTGTTCAAGTGGGTCTGCGGCCCCGCAGGCACGAACGGCGTGCTGCCCAAGTACCTGCCGGGCTCCTGCCGCGGCTAA